From one Anoplolepis gracilipes chromosome 10, ASM4749672v1, whole genome shotgun sequence genomic stretch:
- the LOC140670454 gene encoding uncharacterized protein isoform X1, whose translation MISIEDRYFSLNRTLLLIVGLWYYQKSKIAQFHFICFFSVILTSIIFQFTTFLTTKCTTTFVIEVLSIASGFICLAIKYHSFCFKNETMRNLIQQLQHIYNNLKDSNEIDIIERYGRNAKYYTVLITTLFVSSVFILLIVQMWPDIQQIISPSNKSRSYHLQISVEYFVDQEKYFYCLLVHVNAAVCIGLFAAAAIATMLIAYFQYMCAMFTIASYRIENTMKLLMFQDIIPENRNLIHKSIKNAVDIHRKAIEFSIHLTSKCEMSFLFLIIFGVMTISMNIFRFFQIASSTRNFVELSISFIIGSICLLYMFIANFVGQIVTDHYNYIYAAAYKIQWYIAPLDIQKLILILIQRGNKNFGLTFGKLFVASVQCFSTLANACLSYFTVMYSVQ comes from the exons ATGATCAGTATTGAAGATCGGTATTTTAGTCTTAACCGTACTCTTTTGTTGATAGTTGGTTTATGGTATTATCAAAAATCGAAAATTGCtcaatttcatttcatttgcTTTTTTAGTGTAATATTAACCTCTATTATATTTCAG TTTACAACATTTCTAACTACAAAATGTACCACAACTTTCGTCATCGAAGTGTTATCTATTGCATCTGGTTTCATATGccttgcaataaaatatcattcgttttgctttaaaaatgaaact atgagaaatttaatacaacAGCTTCAGCATATCTATAACAACTTAAAAGACAGCAacgaaattgatattatagaGAGATACGGAAGAAATGCCAAATATTATACAGTACTAATAACAA CACTTTTTGTTTCCAGtgtatttattcttttgaTCGTCCAAATGTGGCCGGATATTCAACAGATTATTTCACCTTCAAACAAATCTCGATCATATCATTTGCAAATATCAGttgaatattttgttgatcaagaaaaatatttctattgctTACTAGTACATGTGAATGCAGCGGTTTGTATAGGGTTGTTTGCAGCGGCAGCGATAGCAACAATGCTGATCGCATATTTCCAATATATGTGCGCTATGTTTACAATTGCTAG ttACCGTATCGAAAATACAATGAAGTTACTAATGTTCCAAGATATCATTCCGGAGAACAGGAATTTGATTCATAAGAGCATAAAGAATGCCGTAGATATTCATCGAAAAGCAATAGA gTTTTCCATACATCTAACATCTAAATGTGAGATGTCattcttgtttttaataatattcggAGTAATGACTATAAGcatgaatatttttcga TTTTTTCAGATTGCATCATCAACACGTAATTTTGTGGAACTTTCAATATCGTTTATAATTGGATCTATTTGTCTTCTCTATATGTTTATAGCAAACTTTGTCGGACAAATAGTTACAGAtcactataattatatatatgctgctgc atataaaattcaatggtACATAGCTCCATTAGACATACAAAAGCTGATACTGATTCTGATACAAAGAGGCAACAAGAATTTTGGTCTGACTTTTGGTAAATTATTTGTAGCGTCGGTACAATGTTTTAGCAcg TTAGCAAACGCATGTCTATCGTATTTTACAGTTATGTATTccgtacaataa
- the LOC140670454 gene encoding uncharacterized protein isoform X2, with amino-acid sequence MRNLIQQLQHIYNNLKDSNEIDIIERYGRNAKYYTVLITTLFVSSVFILLIVQMWPDIQQIISPSNKSRSYHLQISVEYFVDQEKYFYCLLVHVNAAVCIGLFAAAAIATMLIAYFQYMCAMFTIASYRIENTMKLLMFQDIIPENRNLIHKSIKNAVDIHRKAIEFSIHLTSKCEMSFLFLIIFGVMTISMNIFRFFQIASSTRNFVELSISFIIGSICLLYMFIANFVGQIVTDHYNYIYAAAYKIQWYIAPLDIQKLILILIQRGNKNFGLTFGKLFVASVQCFSTLANACLSYFTVMYSVQ; translated from the exons atgagaaatttaatacaacAGCTTCAGCATATCTATAACAACTTAAAAGACAGCAacgaaattgatattatagaGAGATACGGAAGAAATGCCAAATATTATACAGTACTAATAACAA CACTTTTTGTTTCCAGtgtatttattcttttgaTCGTCCAAATGTGGCCGGATATTCAACAGATTATTTCACCTTCAAACAAATCTCGATCATATCATTTGCAAATATCAGttgaatattttgttgatcaagaaaaatatttctattgctTACTAGTACATGTGAATGCAGCGGTTTGTATAGGGTTGTTTGCAGCGGCAGCGATAGCAACAATGCTGATCGCATATTTCCAATATATGTGCGCTATGTTTACAATTGCTAG ttACCGTATCGAAAATACAATGAAGTTACTAATGTTCCAAGATATCATTCCGGAGAACAGGAATTTGATTCATAAGAGCATAAAGAATGCCGTAGATATTCATCGAAAAGCAATAGA gTTTTCCATACATCTAACATCTAAATGTGAGATGTCattcttgtttttaataatattcggAGTAATGACTATAAGcatgaatatttttcga TTTTTTCAGATTGCATCATCAACACGTAATTTTGTGGAACTTTCAATATCGTTTATAATTGGATCTATTTGTCTTCTCTATATGTTTATAGCAAACTTTGTCGGACAAATAGTTACAGAtcactataattatatatatgctgctgc atataaaattcaatggtACATAGCTCCATTAGACATACAAAAGCTGATACTGATTCTGATACAAAGAGGCAACAAGAATTTTGGTCTGACTTTTGGTAAATTATTTGTAGCGTCGGTACAATGTTTTAGCAcg TTAGCAAACGCATGTCTATCGTATTTTACAGTTATGTATTccgtacaataa